AAAGCAcattattttaatgttttgtgaTGAATGTTCTATCAGTTCTCAATGCAACGCATTATTCAACATAATTTTGAATGTCATTTGTAATGAGAATATTATTTCCTTCattcttcattcattttttgggCTCAGTCGTTGAGTTGACTCAAGAAAGTCTGATGGACATATTGGTTTCAGTTGTTGAGGAAGAACCGTCacaatatcgtttttttttttatatcaatgtattgtatttatttttttttataaattgtttGTCGTCATATTTGCGATTGTTATCAATGATTGACCGTGCAAAAAAGCGTAGAGCTTATGTCAATGCGTCGTTAAGTTTTTTATACCACATGAGCGCAcatacaaaataataaatttaaaataaatcatgTATGTAATCCCCCCCGGATTATGGATCAGTTTCATTCACGTGTCTTATCGTCCTTGTTCTCTCAGCTTTAAATTATACTCCGTAATCAAtagataatgataataatagtagtaataataataattatagtaataataataataatcttgCATATTTTGTatcataattcattaatttaaatatttatattcattatGTATAGCGTATTTCAAATACGACCACTTTTCGCtcgatctctctctctctcacgctttctctcgtattttttttatgttttattatAATAACTCTATTTCGTTCATTCTAACCTGTCTAAATCTTCACTTTTGCCTCGTCCTAGACTATAATACACACAACTTCGCATAAATCCCCACTTGTTACAATATTATTCATATTTCAATGGTTTCACTTAATGTTTTAATGTTGAAAAGTTTTCCTTCGAAAACTATCTCAGCAATTTGGCCTCAAATTTGTTtgttaatgaagaaaaaggttttcgttatgttttttttttctcagtttaatgttcatgaaatttctttctaaaaaatataaagtcTTTTTGTTTGTTTAGCACGAGTTCTCTTGAAGACACGAGTCAAGGAGACGAGTTGAGCATTTTCATGAAATGTCACATTGAGTGCaacaacaaaagaaaaatcgacGGCTTGTATAACTTGTAGATTTGTAAGGAAATCATAtgttgaggagaaaaaaaaaatacgtggaTCGATTTTTCTTGACTCGTccctttgtatttttttaaattttattataatccaTTGGAGCCACCAAATGTGCTAAGGCCCTCTCATGCTTCTTCGCTGGACTCATCAAGAGTTTCTCCAAGGCTAACGAAGAATGATGTGAGTGTTACCACCGCTACAGCATGGCCCATCATTTCCGCTGGGTCTGTGCAGTTTTGCCACGAGAGGAAAGCATCATCTGAGATTATGCTACCCTCACATAAGGCATCAATTACATTACCAAGGACTCCTATAACAAAAACATGTTGCTTATAGaaactgaaaattttaattacactGAACTTTGTTATatgtataattattaatttacctTGAGGATGCTCCAATTTGTGAACATAAACTTGAATTGCAAACAAACACTGGAGCTCCAGTTGGGGTTCTGTGTCTACGTAGCGCGTTATTAAGGGTAACAAACTCTTGAAGACCTCACTATTCAACTTCCAGGATGAAGGATTTGTTCCTGAAGCAGGTATGGGCTCTGGAAAAATCGTgacaaatatattattttcataaatgagTGATACTCTTTCAATTAACACCCTCAAATTTTCCGATGTCTCCGCCAATCGTAAACCAAGTAACGAATATTAGTCGTTTGGACtttaaaagatttttatttattttcaatgttttttcgcTGTCTTATGATGGCTAATTGTAAGGAACGAAGTGGATTTGCACACGGGCCTGTACTGATGCTACCTGACCAATTGAAATCAGGGAATAAAACACCCTAGATAACAATAGTGTATTTTACGATCGTCGTCTGACGATCTGAGTTCTCATTCCTGTCATCCAAGAACGAGACCGATTGCGGGCTACACATGTCGTATTGGAATATTTTGTTGAATGTTtcaattgttttaattagatttCCGAGACATAGATAAATTTGAATGGtcgtttattaaaaatatatagtgGTTCAACAGATTCACGTGAAAACTGTAACTTACCCATAGATACTTCTAAGATAGCAGTGACGAGGGTCCTAATAAATTGTGGCTGCTTAGACCTGCTGCCGACATTAgcctataaaataaattaatattaataatttatagttttctatataaataattttacatttatATTTCTATTCATTGTAATTAATATCAACACATATCAATGAAATGTTTATAAAacgaattaatatttcataCGCTGATTATCTTCAAATTGTTtcgttaaatgaaaatttaagacATAAAATTAACTCAGTTATACTTACGGAAATCCAACCGGTGATGTTATCAAAACCGCTGCCACGCATTAAGTTAACCAATTGGTTACGTATTTGATCCAATGTTAATTCAGCACCCGAACATTTCTCAGTACCAATGCAATCAGATGTCAGGAATTCAAGtttatatctttgaataatATCGTCTACATTTTCTTTCGACGTATCAACGAGATCAGGCCATCGCAGTTCACTGCGATCCCATTTTTCGGCTACCACTTTAGGTCCTAGATCTTTCGCAAGATTGCTTAATAACTCGCCCAATAACTTACCACAGCTACCCATAGATTTGAGCACCGTCGtagtttttttcaactctGATAGCGGATGAGCACCGGGTTTAATGAGTTCCgctgtaaatatttattcaattaagtACTAACATCATAACAAATGTATTAtttgatttaaatttataaacaaaaactTCAGGCCTGTTGAGCTTTTACAAACCGTCATGGTTAATACGGTGTAAGAATAAtttacatcatttttttttgtgcttgtgaaaaatgaagaatttcataaattgaaaCTACAACTTACCCAGAATTTCCGCAAAATATGTCCAACATTTGGGAACATCAATGGCTAAATCGTCGGCttcttccaaaattttttcataactgTTAAAGAATAACATATATATTGttagataaaaattcacagatAAAATACATTTGTTTATAACGCATAATAATGTCAGTATCCTTTTGGCTGAACAACACAAAAAtacttttgtattttttctctAGTTATCGATATTATCATCATTTAAAAGATTTGAAAGGGATATATTTAAtctaaattattatcaataattcaacTACTTACGCAGATTGGAATAGCGACAGGGGAATCATATTATTGTTTATCATGTGAGCATAAAGAGCTGCAAATCGTTGCCTAAATAGAGCAGGTTTTTCCAGTAATGCGTTCAACGTGTCCGATACAAACATGGGATACGTGGAATTGTCGAACTGGTCTTTCACCGTGTCGACAGCATCCTACAAATGAAGTAATTATAAATGAAGCATAGATTAGTAATGAATCAATTAAACATGGGAAATACTTCACATTAAAGGATTGAGTTGTTGAGTGTCCATTTTCCAGACTAATTATCGacatagaataatttttgcacgttcaaatcaaaaatttaatcgaCAAACAAAGACTAGAAAATAGGTATTGCCTATTATAGCACACCAATGACTCAAGCATCTCCTTGGGTAATCAGAGATGGATCTAAGGAGCGTGCATGTACCGTAGTGgaaattttcgagaaaaacgaaaaatctaaCTAATCATGTTTCTGAGATAGACTCTCTTAAAACCCTGAATAAAATTGATACTTTTTCTATTTCTCCAATCTtaggaaaaaatgtaaatctaTTTCCAAGAAGCTGAGCTTCAGAAACAGACTCATTTGACATGGGATATTTTAGATAAATCGAAATGCATACACATATATATTTACCGTAATGAATGCCTCGGTCTGTGGACCATTGCACATATCCAGAACCGTTCTGATAGTTTTCTTCAATTGTTCCTCTGTTTTGGGTGGTTTACTGTTCACCGGATTACTTGGCATTGTCATTGAAGGTGGTTTGTATTTCGCCGATTGTGAGGGCATGGAGACGCTCTGGCTACGAGATGCCTCCAGAAGTGAGCCTTCACGACTCGATGACATGCTACTGCTATTCATATGACCACCATTTCTTGAGCCTCGACCTTCTGTAAGTTAAAATCATCAGTTTAACTAttgtcaatttaaaaaactatataaaattaattttagaatattttatttcagaatCCTTTTGGCTAAGCAACATCAAACTCTCAATCTTCGAGGCTTTTcaagttatgaaaaattatcatcattttGTAACAAAGAAGAGTAAGTGTAGAAATTTTAGTTTTCAACTCACCCCATCCCTTGTATTGTTCGGATCGGCCATAGTCTCTCGCGCCGGTTGACCTTGATCTGTAGTAACAAGTAATACCATACGTTTATTAgcacaatatttttaacaaagagaaagagaagttATTACTAATGAATCGCATCAGTACAATATaataatcatagaagttttaGAAGATTCAGAAACTCtagtctgaaaaaaaaatttcatcataaaTTTGCATTATGTTTCATTCCAATACTAAACCAGAAACAATAATCATTAATTCTCACCCTGACAACTGAAGCGTAACTCGTGGCTTATCCTGTTCCAGGTTCTCCAGGGGAGCGTACTTATTGGGAGTACCAAGTGTATTTGGTTTAGCAGCTGCAGCAGATCCACCAAACAAATATGCATTTCTACTAcccaatttaatttcatccaGTGGAAGTGATTTCGCATTCAATTTTGAAGCTTCAACAGAATATGGCTGCCTACTTGTTTTTCCAACCGCAGTAACGGTGGACCATCCCTCCTCTGAGCCAGGGCCACTGCCACCACCTCCACCTAGACAAATGAAAacatatatcaataaaaaaggGCTAAGCGATCAAGTGAAACATCGTTGAGCAGTTTTACAAGGTTAtcagaattattaaaaaatcacagaGTATCAGAAACTCCAGTCTGGCATGACATAAAATTATCATCatgaaagaaatgaaaattcttcattatagAATTCGtagaaaaaaacataaaatttggaagaatcaatgaaataaataaataaacttacGATTTCGTCTTCTGTCATTATTTCGATCATCCTTTCTTGGTGTATTCATAGGTGCACTGTTATTCAGTAGTATTTCTAATTCTTCTGACTCAGCCTCCTTCTGAATTTGATCCATAGTCTTGGGATTACTGTCATCCCTCCTAGGTACCCACTGTCTAGCCCTCAAGTCTATAACATCTTGAATCATAAATCTAACTCTCGAGCTGATTTTTTTACTCGATTTTTTGCTAGACATTTCGGCTAATTGGTTAAAATATCCCGGGAAAGCTTCGGCTTCACTTTTAGGCTCCAAAGTTTTACCAACTGTAGTTAATAGTTTGCAAAGACACTCAAGATTTTCCTCATCAGGTGTTGCAAGGAGATGTTTAACACATGTGTGCATAATTTTTGCAATAAGCATGTCTTGTTTAAAGAGTTCACCAATAAAACGAATATTGCCAACAGATTTCATTCGTATCCTTCTGTCTTCTTGCGATAAATTAAACTGGAGTTCTTTCTTTTTATCTGGATCAGTTGTATTTTGAATTTCCTGTAGTTTTGCCTCTCTCGCTGATTCATCAAccgcatttttttcaaactccaTTTGACAACGCGTAACCAGTAATTTACGGAAGTCTACGTACATTTCAGAAGCTTTTCCATTGTCATCAACTTTTTGTTCCCCGGTAGATACTTTCATACCACTCAATTCTTTACACATCAAGGCATAAGCAACTGAAAAACTTGGTTCATCAACAGCTTTCTCAAACACTAGATCAATAACCCCCTGTAATCTCTCTTGTGTATCAATCTCCAGTGCTCTAACTTGATTCACTAATGTATTAAATTTCTGTGGTGTCAGTTTATTTAATACACTTCTCACTTTTTTGTAAAGGGATTGGGATTTAGCCTCTTCACCAGGCAACATTTCACTCTTTAATCTTCCTGGTTTCCATGCATTCTCAGTTTCTCGAAGTTTGACATCCTCGCTTAACGAAAGCGACACATGAATCACATTGGGTTTAGACGGTTTTTTGCTGCCTTGGTAACTCTTTTTATTCGGAGGAGGTGGCTggaagataattaaaaaatttctcatgtAGTAAAACATTTGGATTATCATATTTCTCATATTATTAAGCAATTTAATATTCATCAGTCGTTAGATTGTCTGTCAACACAATTCAGTCCACTACTttcatttattaatgaaaccatcattgaatttttcaataatcttgcgatagaaaaataaaattaataatgaaacaTATATTTACCAGTTTAGCATTGAACGAAGATTTAGCAAATCCAGGGAACAGAGTTTCGTGCGTCCTGTTGCCTTTATAAACACTAAGATCAACAATATTTCTGGTAGATTGTCTCGTGCTATCCTTGAGGACAACGTCCAAGTCGTGTAAATTGGTGGGTCTGATTCGACTTTTTGGATCTTCTTGTAGTTTCATCAGGAGATCTCTTCCATATCGTTTTTTTCcagtaatattttttggaCTCCACTGATCATCCTCATATTGGTATTTCAATTGAACTGACGCTTTAACATCTGATTGATTAGGTGGTTCATTTTCATTCTGTTTATCAATCACAGATGTAGTTTTCGGTTCACTGGGGATGCGAGGTAAGCCAGATACTTTGGCATTTTCCTCATTCTTTTGGGCAACAATGGCCTCAACTTCACTCACATCTGTCATGTTAGCATGATCAACTACGTCATTAGTACATTTCTCTGGAACAATCGAGGACTTGTTGCTGTCTTCGATGGTAGGAGTTGCTTCTTTGCTAACATCTTTgtgattttgaatatttttctctagcTGTTGCTGCTGAATTTGGGaagtttcttcaattttctcagACTTTATTACCTCCTGATCCGCTTGAATCATTGATTCTGGTTGAACGTCTGGTTTTCCCTCAGATATATCATTGC
This genomic stretch from Diachasmimorpha longicaudata isolate KC_UGA_2023 chromosome 6, iyDiaLong2, whole genome shotgun sequence harbors:
- the LOC135163264 gene encoding eukaryotic translation initiation factor 4 gamma 1-like isoform X3, yielding MSTVIGSEFHVPGQNYGAQPGAQVGGGGGSIGVPGGRGPSLGGIPQIGQSTPGIQSSGQQQPPQPPTPGVQQQQPQGPAQTTTPPVHTPSPQDMSKQGHLQAQPPLQQQFVPNQTRPVTQPFYPVGSRQPQTRNIHRGNQGGTPHVVALGNVATNAGQPPTLYQQNIPVPGTPSMFVSGQVSNLPQGPMYSVNNHLQSLIAYPAQQRHPSHQSPQFFPGYPPHAILPQNVYGGYATGHQQWNFYPQTHTPPNSSMNLNRASTNPVSGAGQNVGGPLVGAQGTTGVPQGTLQQQQAPPQPIPPMAMTLQPSPYPGHNRSAQNPVSTYQKMTTRAFAIMDIVNPNTGENVAGEIYRNAAAPEELKSRETPQPQNSAIAAEFASRVAKAASETETNSSTINAQEHNHTPSSSSTTTTTPNTPSIKPEINSNKEPINTQCNNVPITPTQSNIPRSPNPDSQLAPQETCQVKVEPKSVVSVAKEWPRNDTKQQIVYQDDLRIPPPVTNKDNIPPKQSSPIPPATDSEAKSPIPNVSTSLASSQSANTAPQATRESFSSAKTTSSSPPRRKPHQLQQSAAQVVLTPTPTATDSPAVINPALSIPTSEPVKEQEREVSEKSLGQKDVTPTAATNHTEEQQHFQKNGEPVDKAEETKAEQNSPDGKGTQKQKTKKPKSRDLNRKGAEKEGTDMDAFSVPQPVKPNTKIEQDNIHENLPMKAVGSTETRNENSVKGNDISEGKPDVQPESMIQADQEVIKSEKIEETSQIQQQQLEKNIQNHKDVSKEATPTIEDSNKSSIVPEKCTNDVVDHANMTDVSEVEAIVAQKNEENAKVSGLPRIPSEPKTTSVIDKQNENEPPNQSDVKASVQLKYQYEDDQWSPKNITGKKRYGRDLLMKLQEDPKSRIRPTNLHDLDVVLKDSTRQSTRNIVDLSVYKGNRTHETLFPGFAKSSFNAKLPPPPNKKSYQGSKKPSKPNVIHVSLSLSEDVKLRETENAWKPGRLKSEMLPGEEAKSQSLYKKVRSVLNKLTPQKFNTLVNQVRALEIDTQERLQGVIDLVFEKAVDEPSFSVAYALMCKELSGMKVSTGEQKVDDNGKASEMYVDFRKLLVTRCQMEFEKNAVDESAREAKLQEIQNTTDPDKKKELQFNLSQEDRRIRMKSVGNIRFIGELFKQDMLIAKIMHTCVKHLLATPDEENLECLCKLLTTVGKTLEPKSEAEAFPGYFNQLAEMSSKKSSKKISSRVRFMIQDVIDLRARQWVPRRDDSNPKTMDQIQKEAESEELEILLNNSAPMNTPRKDDRNNDRRRNRGGGGSGPGSEEGWSTVTAVGKTSRQPYSVEASKLNAKSLPLDEIKLGSRNAYLFGGSAAAAKPNTLGTPNKYAPLENLEQDKPRVTLQLSGSRSTGARDYGRSEQYKGWEGRGSRNGGHMNSSSMSSSREGSLLEASRSQSVSMPSQSAKYKPPSMTMPSNPVNSKPPKTEEQLKKTIRTVLDMCNGPQTEAFITDAVDTVKDQFDNSTYPMFVSDTLNALLEKPALFRQRFAALYAHMINNNMIPLSLFQSAYEKILEEADDLAIDVPKCWTYFAEILAELIKPGAHPLSELKKTTTVLKSMGSCGKLLGELLSNLAKDLGPKVVAEKWDRSELRWPDLVDTSKENVDDIIQRYKLEFLTSDCIGTEKCSGAELTLDQIRNQLVNLMRGSGFDNITGWISANVGSRSKQPQFIRTLVTAILEVSMEPIPASGTNPSSWKLNSEVFKSLLPLITRYVDTEPQLELQCLFAIQVYVHKLEHPQGVLGNVIDALCEGSIISDDAFLSWQNCTDPAEMMGHAVAVVTLTSFFVSLGETLDESSEEA
- the LOC135163264 gene encoding eukaryotic translation initiation factor 4 gamma 1-like isoform X2 yields the protein MSSMPAKGKHPHISHHHPSHHSHQQGQQTHHQQPPPQQQHLVNVSHSVPGNPQAYNTLGTSRVYVSHAGSEFHVPGQNYGAQPGAQVGGGGGSIGVPGGRGPSLGGIPQIGQSTPGIQSSGQQQPPQPPTPGVQQQQPQGPAQTTTPPVHTPSPQDMSKQGHLQAQPPLQQQFVPNQTRPVTQPFYPVGSRQPQTRNIHRGNQGGTPHVVALGNVATNAGQPPTLYQQNIPVPGTPSMFVSGQVSNLPQGPMYSVNNHLQSLIAYPAQQRHPSHQSPQFFPGYPPHAILPQNVYGGYATGHQQWNFYPQTHTPPNSSMNLNRASTNPVSGAGQNVGGPLVGAQGTTGVPQGTLQQQQAPPQPIPPMAMTLQPSPYPGHNRSAQNPVSTYQKMTTRAFAIMDIVNPNTGENVAGEIYRNAAAPEELKSRETPQPQNSAIAAEFASRVAKAASETETNSSTINAQEHNHTPSSSSTTTTTPNTPSIKPEINSNKEPINTQCNNVPITPTQSNIPRSPNPDSQLAPQETCQVKVEPKSVVSVAKEWPRNDTKQQIVYQDDLRIPPPVTNKDNIPPKQSSPIPPATDSEAKSPIPNVSTSLASSQSANTAPQATRESFSSAKTTSSSPPRRKPHQLQQSAAQVVLTPTPTATDSPAVINPALSIPTSEPVKEQEREVSEKSLGQKDVTPTAATNHTEEQQHFQKNGEPVDKAEETKAEQNSPDGKGTQKQKTKKPKSRDLNRKGAEKEGTDMDAFSVPQPVKPNTKIEQDNIHENLPMKAVGSTETRNENSVKGNDISEGKPDVQPESMIQADQEVIKSEKIEETSQIQQQQLEKNIQNHKDVSKEATPTIEDSNKSSIVPEKCTNDVVDHANMTDVSEVEAIVAQKNEENAKVSGLPRIPSEPKTTSVIDKQNENEPPNQSDVKASVQLKYQYEDDQWSPKNITGKKRYGRDLLMKLQEDPKSRIRPTNLHDLDVVLKDSTRQSTRNIVDLSVYKGNRTHETLFPGFAKSSFNAKLPPPPNKKSYQGSKKPSKPNVIHVSLSLSEDVKLRETENAWKPGRLKSEMLPGEEAKSQSLYKKVRSVLNKLTPQKFNTLVNQVRALEIDTQERLQGVIDLVFEKAVDEPSFSVAYALMCKELSGMKVSTGEQKVDDNGKASEMYVDFRKLLVTRCQMEFEKNAVDESAREAKLQEIQNTTDPDKKKELQFNLSQEDRRIRMKSVGNIRFIGELFKQDMLIAKIMHTCVKHLLATPDEENLECLCKLLTTVGKTLEPKSEAEAFPGYFNQLAEMSSKKSSKKISSRVRFMIQDVIDLRARQWVPRRDDSNPKTMDQIQKEAESEELEILLNNSAPMNTPRKDDRNNDRRRNRGGGGSGPGSEEGWSTVTAVGKTSRQPYSVEASKLNAKSLPLDEIKLGSRNAYLFGGSAAAAKPNTLGTPNKYAPLENLEQDKPRVTLQLSGSRSTGARDYGRSEQYKGWEGRGSRNGGHMNSSSMSSSREGSLLEASRSQSVSMPSQSAKYKPPSMTMPSNPVNSKPPKTEEQLKKTIRTVLDMCNGPQTEAFITDAVDTVKDQFDNSTYPMFVSDTLNALLEKPALFRQRFAALYAHMINNNMIPLSLFQSAYEKILEEADDLAIDVPKCWTYFAEILAELIKPGAHPLSELKKTTTVLKSMGSCGKLLGELLSNLAKDLGPKVVAEKWDRSELRWPDLVDTSKENVDDIIQRYKLEFLTSDCIGTEKCSGAELTLDQIRNQLVNLMRGSGFDNITGWISANVGSRSKQPQFIRTLVTAILEVSMEPIPASGTNPSSWKLNSEVFKSLLPLITRYVDTEPQLELQCLFAIQVYVHKLEHPQGVLGNVIDALCEGSIISDDAFLSWQNCTDPAEMMGHAVAVVTLTSFFVSLGETLDESSEEA
- the LOC135163264 gene encoding eukaryotic translation initiation factor 4 gamma 1-like isoform X1, which codes for MVSRYGVAKEGAVGVAVGVGPMHCLLPHCGGPHHHLSPHHPQNPNHNHVHTHSHQPPSSQQPLSPHAPHIGQMNHGQHQLTINIGHHHSQQQQGQHQQPPPQYRIVTTNARSEFHVPGQNYGAQPGAQVGGGGGSIGVPGGRGPSLGGIPQIGQSTPGIQSSGQQQPPQPPTPGVQQQQPQGPAQTTTPPVHTPSPQDMSKQGHLQAQPPLQQQFVPNQTRPVTQPFYPVGSRQPQTRNIHRGNQGGTPHVVALGNVATNAGQPPTLYQQNIPVPGTPSMFVSGQVSNLPQGPMYSVNNHLQSLIAYPAQQRHPSHQSPQFFPGYPPHAILPQNVYGGYATGHQQWNFYPQTHTPPNSSMNLNRASTNPVSGAGQNVGGPLVGAQGTTGVPQGTLQQQQAPPQPIPPMAMTLQPSPYPGHNRSAQNPVSTYQKMTTRAFAIMDIVNPNTGENVAGEIYRNAAAPEELKSRETPQPQNSAIAAEFASRVAKAASETETNSSTINAQEHNHTPSSSSTTTTTPNTPSIKPEINSNKEPINTQCNNVPITPTQSNIPRSPNPDSQLAPQETCQVKVEPKSVVSVAKEWPRNDTKQQIVYQDDLRIPPPVTNKDNIPPKQSSPIPPATDSEAKSPIPNVSTSLASSQSANTAPQATRESFSSAKTTSSSPPRRKPHQLQQSAAQVVLTPTPTATDSPAVINPALSIPTSEPVKEQEREVSEKSLGQKDVTPTAATNHTEEQQHFQKNGEPVDKAEETKAEQNSPDGKGTQKQKTKKPKSRDLNRKGAEKEGTDMDAFSVPQPVKPNTKIEQDNIHENLPMKAVGSTETRNENSVKGNDISEGKPDVQPESMIQADQEVIKSEKIEETSQIQQQQLEKNIQNHKDVSKEATPTIEDSNKSSIVPEKCTNDVVDHANMTDVSEVEAIVAQKNEENAKVSGLPRIPSEPKTTSVIDKQNENEPPNQSDVKASVQLKYQYEDDQWSPKNITGKKRYGRDLLMKLQEDPKSRIRPTNLHDLDVVLKDSTRQSTRNIVDLSVYKGNRTHETLFPGFAKSSFNAKLPPPPNKKSYQGSKKPSKPNVIHVSLSLSEDVKLRETENAWKPGRLKSEMLPGEEAKSQSLYKKVRSVLNKLTPQKFNTLVNQVRALEIDTQERLQGVIDLVFEKAVDEPSFSVAYALMCKELSGMKVSTGEQKVDDNGKASEMYVDFRKLLVTRCQMEFEKNAVDESAREAKLQEIQNTTDPDKKKELQFNLSQEDRRIRMKSVGNIRFIGELFKQDMLIAKIMHTCVKHLLATPDEENLECLCKLLTTVGKTLEPKSEAEAFPGYFNQLAEMSSKKSSKKISSRVRFMIQDVIDLRARQWVPRRDDSNPKTMDQIQKEAESEELEILLNNSAPMNTPRKDDRNNDRRRNRGGGGSGPGSEEGWSTVTAVGKTSRQPYSVEASKLNAKSLPLDEIKLGSRNAYLFGGSAAAAKPNTLGTPNKYAPLENLEQDKPRVTLQLSGSRSTGARDYGRSEQYKGWEGRGSRNGGHMNSSSMSSSREGSLLEASRSQSVSMPSQSAKYKPPSMTMPSNPVNSKPPKTEEQLKKTIRTVLDMCNGPQTEAFITDAVDTVKDQFDNSTYPMFVSDTLNALLEKPALFRQRFAALYAHMINNNMIPLSLFQSAYEKILEEADDLAIDVPKCWTYFAEILAELIKPGAHPLSELKKTTTVLKSMGSCGKLLGELLSNLAKDLGPKVVAEKWDRSELRWPDLVDTSKENVDDIIQRYKLEFLTSDCIGTEKCSGAELTLDQIRNQLVNLMRGSGFDNITGWISANVGSRSKQPQFIRTLVTAILEVSMEPIPASGTNPSSWKLNSEVFKSLLPLITRYVDTEPQLELQCLFAIQVYVHKLEHPQGVLGNVIDALCEGSIISDDAFLSWQNCTDPAEMMGHAVAVVTLTSFFVSLGETLDESSEEA